The nucleotide window TGAGAGAATGTATCGTTGTTTGCAAAGCTTATTTAGATTGAATTAAGATTGCAAAAATACATTTTTTATTATAATTAATGTTGATTATTATCAGATTTAGTCATTTTTTTCATTCTCACAAAGCCAGTTAATATCTTCGATCAATCGTTGGATTTCTTCTTTCTTTGTTCCGTCATAAAAACCTCGCACTCTTCTTTTTTGGTCCACCAATACAAAATTCTCGGTATGAACCATATCATACAATTGTTCCGGTTTTCCAAGTTTTACTGCCAAATAGGATTTTCGGGCCATGGTATAGATTTCTTTTTTGTCGCCAGTCACCAGATTCCACTTTCCATCGATGACACCATATTTTTTGGCATAGGCTTTTAGGGCAGGAACACTGTCTGTTTCTGGAAAAACAGTGTGGGAAAGCAACATTACTTTTGGATTGTGCTGCACTGCTTTTTGGACATCAACTAGATTGGTGGTCATTTTTGGGCAAATAGAACCACAAGTAGTAAAGAAAAAATCGGCTACATATACTTTGCCTTCATAATCTTTTTGGGTAATTGTTTTTCCGTTTTGGTTCACAAAAGAAAAATTGGCAATCGTGTGGTACTTGCTTACATATTGTACGGTGCTGTCCACCAATTCTGGGTTTACATCGGCAGGATTATAGATAGGCAATGTTTTAGCGGGTTTTAATGCCCCGTAAAACAGGTAAATCGTTATGGAAGAAAAAATCAATACACCAACAATGTAGGTTCTGTATTTTTTTAAAATTGACAACATAAAAATGATTTGGTGCAAAAATACAAAAAGGAGTTTCTTTTTTTGGATTATTTAATTTTTAGATTTATTTAAAATAATTTAACAAACCAATGAATTTTTAAATATGTTTGTAACAATTTCTAAATATTTAACAAATGAATAACGTATTGATCAAAAGACTTTTTTTTGTGATTC belongs to Flavobacterium gilvum and includes:
- a CDS encoding SCO family protein produces the protein MLSILKKYRTYIVGVLIFSSITIYLFYGALKPAKTLPIYNPADVNPELVDSTVQYVSKYHTIANFSFVNQNGKTITQKDYEGKVYVADFFFTTCGSICPKMTTNLVDVQKAVQHNPKVMLLSHTVFPETDSVPALKAYAKKYGVIDGKWNLVTGDKKEIYTMARKSYLAVKLGKPEQLYDMVHTENFVLVDQKRRVRGFYDGTKKEEIQRLIEDINWLCENEKND